In Pseudomonas sp. FP1742, the DNA window AGTGGCAGCCTGCGTGAGCATGAGCTGGACTTCCTGTTTGGCGAAGAACAGCGCAAGCAGATCGGCTCCACGGCCGTCGTCGCCATCAGCCACCAGGGTATTCATGGCATCCTGGCCATCGCCAGCCGCGATCCGCAGCACTACAAGAGCTCGGTGGGCACGTTGTTCCTCAGCTACATCGCCGAAGTCATGGGCCGCGTGTTGCCACGGGTCAACAATCCCCTGCGCTCGGTACGCTGACCATGGAACGGCAGCTGGACGCTTACTGCGAACACCTGCGCAGTGAGCGGCAGGTGTCGCCGCACACGCTGTACGCCTACCGCCGCGACCTCGACAAAGTGCTGGGCTGGTGCGTCAAACAAAACATCGGTAGCTGGGCCGCGCTGGATATCCAGCGCCTGCGCAGCCTGGTCGCTCGCCTGCATGCTCAAGGCCAGTCGTCCCGCAGCCTGGCGCGGCTGCTGTCGGCGGTACGCGGGCTCTATCATTATCTGAACCGCGAAGGCCTGTGCGACCACGACCCGGCCAATGGTCTGGCACCGCCCAAGGGCGAACGCCGCCTGCCGAAAACCCTCGACATCGACCGCGCGTTGCAACTGCTGGAGGGCGCGGTTGAGGATGACTTTCTGGCGCGTCGGGATCAGGCGATTCTGGAGTTGTTCTATTCCTCCGGCTTGCGGCTTTCGGAGCTGACCGGGCTCAACCTCGATCAGCTGGACCTGGCTGACGGAATGGTCCAGGTCCTCGGTAAAGGCAGCAAGACCCGACTGTTGCCGGTGGGCAAAAAGGCTCGTGAAGCGTTGGAGTTATGGTTGCCGTTGCGGGCCATGACCAACCCGACGGACGACGCGGTGTTTGTCAGCCAGCAAGGCCGGCGCCTTGGCCCTCGGGCGATTCAGGTGCGGGTCAAGGCCGCCGGCGAGCGCGAGCTGGGGCAGAACCTGCACCCGCACATGTTGCGACACTCCTTCGCCAGCCATTTGCTGGAGTCCTCGCAAGACCTGCGCGCCGTGCAAGAGCTACTCGGCCACTCGGACATCAAGACCACCCAGATCTATACCCACCTGGACTTCCAGCACC includes these proteins:
- the xerC gene encoding tyrosine recombinase XerC, yielding MERQLDAYCEHLRSERQVSPHTLYAYRRDLDKVLGWCVKQNIGSWAALDIQRLRSLVARLHAQGQSSRSLARLLSAVRGLYHYLNREGLCDHDPANGLAPPKGERRLPKTLDIDRALQLLEGAVEDDFLARRDQAILELFYSSGLRLSELTGLNLDQLDLADGMVQVLGKGSKTRLLPVGKKAREALELWLPLRAMTNPTDDAVFVSQQGRRLGPRAIQVRVKAAGERELGQNLHPHMLRHSFASHLLESSQDLRAVQELLGHSDIKTTQIYTHLDFQHLATVYDSAHPRAKRIKGDDS